In Musa acuminata AAA Group cultivar baxijiao chromosome BXJ3-9, Cavendish_Baxijiao_AAA, whole genome shotgun sequence, a single genomic region encodes these proteins:
- the LOC103996859 gene encoding noroxomaritidine/norcraugsodine reductase isoform X3, which yields MTKAMRVDLFDVWSTILYACSLTVRKFHGLSAEGEETTMQDEADFRANSREDRWSFRATTALVTGGTKGIGHAIVEELARFGAAVHTCSRNEAELSRCLQRWEAMNLKVTGSVCDVSSPVEREKLMEDVKSIFHGKLNILVNNAGTGFQRPVTDVTPEDFKLLTSTNLDSAVHLSQLAHPLLKASGSGNVVFISSITSLVGIDTLAVYAATKGAMNQLTRSLACEWAKDNIRANCVAPGYIRTPLIEPLCENEEFVAKETNRIPLGRLGEVDDVAPVVAFLCLPASRYVNGQVVVIDGGRTVNGNRQREREREREREWLVEGNPWEMIEH from the exons ATGACGAAAGCCATGAGAGTTGATTTATTTGATGTATGGTCGACGATTCTTTATGCCTGTTCATTGACAGTGAGGAAGTTCCATGGTCTGTCGGCCGAAGGAGAGGAGACAACTATGCAGGATGAAGCCGATTTCAGGGCCAACAGCAGAGAAGATAGATGGTCTTTCCGTGCGACAACAGCTTTGGTCACCGGAGGCACCAAAGGGATCGG GCATGCCATAGTCGAAGAGCTAGCTAGGTTTGGAGCAGCCGTCCATACCTGCTCTCGCAACGAAGCAGAGCTCAGCAGATGCTTACAAAGATGGGAAGCCATGAACCTCAAGGTCACAGGGTCCGTGTGCGACGTCTCCTCTCCGGTTGAGAGAGAGAAACTAATGGAGGATGTCAAGTCCATCTTCCATGGAAAGCTCAACATTCTG GTCAACAACGCAGGAACGGGCTTTCAGAGACCGGTGACGGACGTGACTCCTGAGGACTTCAAGCTGCTGACGAGTACCAACTTGGACTCTGCCGTCCATTTGAGCCAGCTCGCTCATCCTCTTCTCAAGGCATCAGGAAGTGGCAACGTTGTGTTCATCTCCTCCATAACAAGCCTCGTCGGCATCGATACTCTAGCCGTCTATGCGGCAACCAAAG GAGCAATGAATCAGCTCACCAGGAGCCTCGCTTGTGAGTGGGCGAAGGATAACATCCGAGCAAACTGCGTTGCGCCCGGTTACATCAGGACGCCACTCATCGAGCCG TTATGCGAAAACGAGGAGTTTGTGGCGAAGGAGACTAATCGTATCCCTCTTGGACGTCTGGGTGAGGTCGACGACGTGGCACCGGTGGTCGCTTTCCTCTGTCTTCCTGCTTCTCGCTATGTCAATGGCCAAGTCGTGGTTATCGATGGAGGTCGAACTGTGAACGGCAACCG gcagagagagagagagagagagagagagagagagtggttgGTGGAGGGAAATCCATGGGAGATGATAGAGCATTGA
- the LOC103996857 gene encoding noroxomaritidine/norcraugsodine reductase-like, whose protein sequence is MATNAVLDRWSLSGRTALVTGGTKGIGYGIVEELAKLGATVYTCARNEAELKKCLQQWEAKSFKVAGSTCDVSSPVEREKLMENVKSAFHGKLDILVSNAGTGIMKPALGVTPEEYKFITTTNFESAFHLCQLAHPLLKASGRGTIVFNSSIAGMVGIDMFCLYAATKGALNQLTKSLACEWAKDNIRTNCVAPGYIKTPLIQNALEDEAFVAGETRRIPMGRLGEVQDVAPVVAFLCLPASCYVNGQVVVVDGGRVVNGNI, encoded by the exons ATGGCTACCAACGCAGTGCTCGATAGGTGGTCTCTTAGCGGAAGAACAGCTTTGGTTACCGGAGGCACCAAAGGAATCGG GTATGGCATAGTAGAAGAATTAGCTAAGCTCGGGGCAACAGTCTATACCTGTGCTCGGAATGAAGCAGAGCTTAAGAAATGCCTCCAACAATGGGAGGCAAAGAGCTTCAAGGTCGCAGGGTCCACCTGCGACGTCTCCTCCCCAGTCGAGAGGGAGAAACTAATGGAGAACGTCAAGTCTGCGTTTCATGGAAAGCTCGATATTTTG GTTAGCAACGCAGGAACAGGAATCATGAAACCTGCGTTGGGTGTGACCCCTGAGGAATACAAGTTCATCACGACTACCAATTTTGAGTCGGCTTTCCATCTGTGTCAGCTCGCCCACCCGCTTCTCAAGGCATCAGGAAGAGGCACCATCGTGTTCAACTCCTCCATCGCCGGCATGGTGGGCATAGATATGTTCTGCCTCTATGCAGCCACTAAAG GAGCACTGAACCAGCTCACCAAGAGCCTCGCTTGCGAGTGGGCAAAGGACAACATCCGAACCAACTGCGTCGCGCCCGGATACATCAAGACCCCACTCATTCAGAAC GCACTGGAAGACGAGGCGTTTGTGGCGGGGGAGACACGTCGTATCCCCATGGGGCGTCTGGGCGAGGTACAAGACGTGGCCCCGGTGGTGGCTTTCCTGTGCCTGCCCGCTTCTTGCTACGTCAATGGCCAAGTCGTGGTGGTGGACGGAGGTCGGGTTGTGAACGGCAACATTTAA
- the LOC103996859 gene encoding noroxomaritidine/norcraugsodine reductase isoform X2 produces MTKAMRVDLFDVWSTILYACSLTVRKFHGLSAEGEETTMQDEADFRANSREDRWSFRATTALVTGGTKGIGHAIVEELARFGAAVHTCSRNEAELSRCLQRWEAMNLKVTGSVCDVSSPVEREKLMEDVKSIFHGKLNILVNNAGTGFQRPVTDVTPEDFKLLTSTNLDSAVHLSQLAHPLLKASGSGNVVFISSITSLVGIDTLAVYAATKGAMNQLTRSLACEWAKDNIRANCVAPGYIRTPLIEPLCENEEFVAKETNRIPLGRLGEVDDVAPVVAFLCLPASRYVNGQVVVIDGGRTVNGNRNKAERERERERERVVGGGKSMGDDRALKA; encoded by the exons ATGACGAAAGCCATGAGAGTTGATTTATTTGATGTATGGTCGACGATTCTTTATGCCTGTTCATTGACAGTGAGGAAGTTCCATGGTCTGTCGGCCGAAGGAGAGGAGACAACTATGCAGGATGAAGCCGATTTCAGGGCCAACAGCAGAGAAGATAGATGGTCTTTCCGTGCGACAACAGCTTTGGTCACCGGAGGCACCAAAGGGATCGG GCATGCCATAGTCGAAGAGCTAGCTAGGTTTGGAGCAGCCGTCCATACCTGCTCTCGCAACGAAGCAGAGCTCAGCAGATGCTTACAAAGATGGGAAGCCATGAACCTCAAGGTCACAGGGTCCGTGTGCGACGTCTCCTCTCCGGTTGAGAGAGAGAAACTAATGGAGGATGTCAAGTCCATCTTCCATGGAAAGCTCAACATTCTG GTCAACAACGCAGGAACGGGCTTTCAGAGACCGGTGACGGACGTGACTCCTGAGGACTTCAAGCTGCTGACGAGTACCAACTTGGACTCTGCCGTCCATTTGAGCCAGCTCGCTCATCCTCTTCTCAAGGCATCAGGAAGTGGCAACGTTGTGTTCATCTCCTCCATAACAAGCCTCGTCGGCATCGATACTCTAGCCGTCTATGCGGCAACCAAAG GAGCAATGAATCAGCTCACCAGGAGCCTCGCTTGTGAGTGGGCGAAGGATAACATCCGAGCAAACTGCGTTGCGCCCGGTTACATCAGGACGCCACTCATCGAGCCG TTATGCGAAAACGAGGAGTTTGTGGCGAAGGAGACTAATCGTATCCCTCTTGGACGTCTGGGTGAGGTCGACGACGTGGCACCGGTGGTCGCTTTCCTCTGTCTTCCTGCTTCTCGCTATGTCAATGGCCAAGTCGTGGTTATCGATGGAGGTCGAACTGTGAACGGCAACCG CAacaaggcagagagagagagagagagagagagagagagagtggttgGTGGAGGGAAATCCATGGGAGATGATAGAGCATTGAAGGCTTAG
- the LOC103996859 gene encoding noroxomaritidine/norcraugsodine reductase isoform X5, whose translation MTKAMRVDLFDVWSTILYACSLTVRKFHGLSAEGEETTMQDEADFRANSREDRWSFRATTALVTGGTKGIGHAIVEELARFGAAVHTCSRNEAELSRCLQRWEAMNLKVTGSVCDVSSPVEREKLMEDVKSIFHGKLNILVNNAGTGFQRPVTDVTPEDFKLLTSTNLDSAVHLSQLAHPLLKASGSGNVVFISSITSLVGIDTLAVYAATKGAMNQLTRSLACEWAKDNIRANCVAPGYIRTPLIEPLCENEEFVAKETNRIPLGRLGEVDDVAPVVAFLCLPASRYVNGQVVVIDGGRTVNGNRSRQS comes from the exons ATGACGAAAGCCATGAGAGTTGATTTATTTGATGTATGGTCGACGATTCTTTATGCCTGTTCATTGACAGTGAGGAAGTTCCATGGTCTGTCGGCCGAAGGAGAGGAGACAACTATGCAGGATGAAGCCGATTTCAGGGCCAACAGCAGAGAAGATAGATGGTCTTTCCGTGCGACAACAGCTTTGGTCACCGGAGGCACCAAAGGGATCGG GCATGCCATAGTCGAAGAGCTAGCTAGGTTTGGAGCAGCCGTCCATACCTGCTCTCGCAACGAAGCAGAGCTCAGCAGATGCTTACAAAGATGGGAAGCCATGAACCTCAAGGTCACAGGGTCCGTGTGCGACGTCTCCTCTCCGGTTGAGAGAGAGAAACTAATGGAGGATGTCAAGTCCATCTTCCATGGAAAGCTCAACATTCTG GTCAACAACGCAGGAACGGGCTTTCAGAGACCGGTGACGGACGTGACTCCTGAGGACTTCAAGCTGCTGACGAGTACCAACTTGGACTCTGCCGTCCATTTGAGCCAGCTCGCTCATCCTCTTCTCAAGGCATCAGGAAGTGGCAACGTTGTGTTCATCTCCTCCATAACAAGCCTCGTCGGCATCGATACTCTAGCCGTCTATGCGGCAACCAAAG GAGCAATGAATCAGCTCACCAGGAGCCTCGCTTGTGAGTGGGCGAAGGATAACATCCGAGCAAACTGCGTTGCGCCCGGTTACATCAGGACGCCACTCATCGAGCCG TTATGCGAAAACGAGGAGTTTGTGGCGAAGGAGACTAATCGTATCCCTCTTGGACGTCTGGGTGAGGTCGACGACGTGGCACCGGTGGTCGCTTTCCTCTGTCTTCCTGCTTCTCGCTATGTCAATGGCCAAGTCGTGGTTATCGATGGAGGTCGAACTGTGAACGGCAACCG AAGCAGACAGTCGTGA
- the LOC135648522 gene encoding tropinone reductase homolog At5g06060-like — protein sequence MSHVNMAWLDLFRHGSRSRNSRLRLSTEREKKAMEAGNGCRPNITDDRWSLRGTTALVTGGSKGIGRAIVEELARFGAAIHTCCRSEQELNKCLQRWEAMNFTVTGSVCDVSSPVERENLMDKARSIFDGKLNILINNAAIGYINPAIKVTLEEYKHVMSTNLDSAFHLSQLAHPLLKASARGSIVFISSVAGFLGINTASVYGATKGAMNQLTRSLACEWAKDNIRTNCVAPGVIRTPLVRPLLDNKEFVAKETRRVPLRRFGEPKEVAAVVAFLCLPASCYVNGQVICIDGGKTINGNL from the exons ATGAGTCACGTGAACATGGCTTGGCTTGATCTCTTCAGACACGGTTCTCGGTCAAGGAATTCACGGCTGAGGTTGTCGACCGAAAGGGAGAAGAAGGCCATGGAGGCCGGGAATGGTTGCAGGCCTAACATCACAGACGACAGGTGGTCTCTTCGCGGAACAACAGCTTTGGTCACCGGAGGCAGCAAAGGAATCGG GCGTGCCATAGTAGAAGAACTGGCTAGATTTGGAGCAGCGATCCATACCTGCTGTCGGAGCGAACAAGAGCTCAACAAGTGTTTGCAGCGATGGGAGGCCATGAACTTCACCGTCACGGGGTCCGTCTGCGATGTCTCGTCGCCGGTGGAGAGAGAGAATCTAATGGACAAAGCTCGATCCATCTTCGACGGAAAGCTCAACATTCTG ATCAATAATGCAGCGATAGGCTACATAAATCCAGCGATAAAGGTCACACTCGAGGAGTACAAACATGTCATGAGTACCAACTTGGACTCTGCTTTCCATTTGAGTCAGCTCGCTCATCCTCTTCTCAAGGCATCAGCGAGAGGCAGCATCGTGTTCATCTCCTCCGTCGCAGGCTTCCTCGGCATAAATACGGCGTCCGTCTATGGAGCAACCAAAG GAGCAATGAACCAACTCACCAGAAGCCTCGCGTGTGAGTGGGCGAAGGACAACATCCGGACCAATTGCGTCGCTCCTGGTGTCATCAGGACACCGCTTGTTCGGCCG TTGCTGGATAACAAAGAGTTCGTAGCGAAGGAGACACGTCGGGTGCCTCTGCGGCGTTTCGGAGAGCCAAAGGAGGTGGCGGCTGTGGTGGCTTTCCTTTGCCTCCCCGCTTCTTGCTATGTCAATGGTCAAGTGATTTGTATCGATGGAGGGAAGACGATCAACGGCAACCTGTGA
- the LOC103996855 gene encoding L-type lectin-domain containing receptor kinase S.4-like, protein MALSRSLVRKESPFPLSERAIISSPMRKSWIFFPLIVSLILSAAAQQDEFIYTGFSAAADGGVNGGGRNISLIKTAEIQDGGILRLTNETTRLIGRAFYPEALRFRNAADGSAFSFSTAFAFAIVPEYPKLGGHGFAFTIAPSKELPGAQPSQYLGLMNSSDIGNATNHVFAVEFDTVQDFEFLDINDNHVGIDINNLASNRSAAVAYFGSDGAKNDLNLKGGHTVQAWVDYDGVAKVVNVTVSPFSSKPDTPLISFPVDLSPILQDEMFVGFSASTGLLASSHYLLGWSFKMNGVARSLDLSSLPSLPEPSKKNIPLIVAAPVTAFVVLVAAIAAAAYLFYKIKNADVIEPWELTCGPHRFSYEELKRATKGFRDRELLGFGGFGKVYKGTLPGSRVEVAVKRVSHESRQGIREFVAEIASIGRLRHRNLVQLQGWCRRRGDLLLVYDYMPNGSLDKFLFCDDRHGQPPGPLLSWSQRFRILRGVASALLYLHEEWEHVVIHRDVKASNVLLDAELNGRLGDFGLAKLYDHGANPSTTRVVGTLGYLAPELTRTGKATTSSDVFAFGALVLEVVCGRRPIEPKAAPEELVLVDWVWERWTAGQWADVVDPRLGGEYDREEVAVALKVGVWCSHPSAAARPGTREVARYLDGGDAAEVPPMPGPAEYSAAGESSVGFDDFVHSYPSSFEKVSLCSAAVVEEAAGPAYSPLSRFSQVSL, encoded by the coding sequence ATGGCCCTTTCGAGATCCCTCGTTCGCAAGGAATCCCCCTTTCCCCTCTCTGAACGGGCTATCATCTCCTCTCCGATGCGTAAAAGTTGGATCTTTTTCCCTCTTATTGTCTCTCTCATCCTCTCCGCCGCCGCCCAGCAAGATGAGTTCATCTACACCGGCTTCTCTGCCGCAGCAGACGGTGGCGTAAATGGCGGCGGGCGAAACATAAGCTTGATCAAGACGGCGGAAATCCAGGACGGCGGGATCCTGCGCCTGACGAACGAGACGACCCGGTTGATCGGGCGCGCCTTCTACCCGGAGGCCCTCCGGTTCCGGAACGCTGCCGACGGCTCtgccttctccttctccaccgccttcGCCTTCGCCATCGTCCCCGAGTACCCCAAGCTCGGCGGCCACGGCTTTGCCTTCACCATCGCGCCCTCCAAGGAGCTCCCGGGTGCCCAGCCCAGCCAGTACCTCGGCCTCATGAACTCCTCCGACATCGGTAACGCCACCAACCACGTCTTCGCCGTGGAGTTCGACACTGTCCAGGACTTCGAGTTCTTGGACATCAACGACAACCATGTTGGAATCGACATCAACAACTTGGCCTCCAATCGGTCCGCTGCCGTCGCCTACTTCGGCAGCGACGGCGCCAAGAACGACCTCAATCTCAAAGGCGGCCACACGGTCCAAGCTTGGGTCGATTACGACGGAGTAGCGAAAGTCGTCAACGTCACTGTGTCGCCCTTCTCCTCGAAGCCGGACACTCCGCTGATATCCTTTCCGGTGGATTTGTCCCCGATTCTCCAGGACGAAATGTTTGTGGGCTTCTCGGCGTCCACCGGATTGCTCGCCAGTTCCCATTATCTCCTTGGTTGGAGTTTTAAGATGAATGGCGTCGCGCgatcgctcgacctctcctccctgCCTTCGCTTCCTGAGCCGAGCAAGAAAAATATTCCCTTGATCGTCGCTGCCCCTGTCACGGCCTTTGTCGTCCTTGTCGCCGCTATAGCCGCTGCAGCGTACCTCTTCTACAAGATCAAGAACGCCGACGTGATCGAGCCGTGGGAGCTGACCTGCGGCCCGCATCGCTTCTCCTACGAGGAGCTGAAGCGCGCCACCAAGGGATTTCGGGACCGAGAGCTCCTGGGCTTCGGCGGGTTCGGCAAGGTCTACAAGGGGACGCTTCCGGGCTCGCGGGTGGAGGTGGCGGTGAAGCGTGTCTCCCACGAGTCCAGGCAGGGGATTCGCGAGTTCGTAGCGGAGATCGCCAGCATCGGCCGGCTACGCCACCGGAACCTGGTGCAGCTGCAGGGCTGGTGTCGCCGCCGCGGCGACCTCCTCCTGGTGTACGACTACATGCCCAACGGAAGCCTGGATAAGTTCCTCTTCTGCGACGATCGCCACGGCCAGCCGCCAGGGCCGCTGCTATCGTGGTCGCAGCGCTTCAGGATCCTCCGCGGAGTCGCCTCCGCGCTCCTCTACCTCCACGAGGAATGGGAGCACGTGGTGATCCACCGGGACGTCAAGGCCAGCAACGTCCTCCTCGACGCCGAGCTCAACGGCCGCCTCGGCGACTTCGGGCTGGCCAAGCTATACGACCACGGCGCCAACCCAAGCACCACCCGCGTGGTGGGCACCCTCGGCTACCTGGCGCCCGAGCTCACCCGCACCGGCAAGGCCACAACCAGCTCCGACGTGTTCGCCTTCGGAGCCCTGGTGCTCGAGGTGGTGTGCGGGCGGCGGCCCATCGAGCCGAAGGCGGCGCCGGAGGAGCTGGTGCTGGTGGACTGGGTGTGGGAGCGGTGGACCGCGGGTCAGTGGGCCGACGTGGTGGACCCGCGGCTGGGCGGCGAGTACGATCGTGAGGAGGTAGCGGTGGCCTTAAAGGTGGGCGTCTGGTGCTCACACCCGTCGGCGGCGGCCAGGCCGGGCACGAGGGAGGTGGCGCGGTACCTCGACGGCGGTGATGCGGCGGAGGTACCGCCGATGCCCGGCCCGGCGGAATACTCCGCCGCCGGCGAGAGCAGCGTTGGCTTCGACGACTTCGTGCACTCCTACCCTTCATCGTTCGAGAAGGTCTCCTTGTGCTCGGCTGCCGTTGTCGAGGAGGCGGCGGGGCCCGCTTACTCCCCCCTCTCCCGGTTCTCACAAGTGAGCTTGTGA
- the LOC103996859 gene encoding noroxomaritidine/norcraugsodine reductase isoform X4, translating into MTKAMRVDLFDVWSTILYACSLTVRKFHGLSAEGEETTMQDEADFRANSREDRWSFRATTALVTGGTKGIGHAIVEELARFGAAVHTCSRNEAELSRCLQRWEAMNLKVTGSVCDVSSPVEREKLMEDVKSIFHGKLNILVNNAGTGFQRPVTDVTPEDFKLLTSTNLDSAVHLSQLAHPLLKASGSGNVVFISSITSLVGIDTLAVYAATKGAMNQLTRSLACEWAKDNIRANCVAPGYIRTPLIEPLCENEEFVAKETNRIPLGRLGEVDDVAPVVAFLCLPASRYVNGQVVVIDGGRTVNGNRERERERERESGWWREIHGR; encoded by the exons ATGACGAAAGCCATGAGAGTTGATTTATTTGATGTATGGTCGACGATTCTTTATGCCTGTTCATTGACAGTGAGGAAGTTCCATGGTCTGTCGGCCGAAGGAGAGGAGACAACTATGCAGGATGAAGCCGATTTCAGGGCCAACAGCAGAGAAGATAGATGGTCTTTCCGTGCGACAACAGCTTTGGTCACCGGAGGCACCAAAGGGATCGG GCATGCCATAGTCGAAGAGCTAGCTAGGTTTGGAGCAGCCGTCCATACCTGCTCTCGCAACGAAGCAGAGCTCAGCAGATGCTTACAAAGATGGGAAGCCATGAACCTCAAGGTCACAGGGTCCGTGTGCGACGTCTCCTCTCCGGTTGAGAGAGAGAAACTAATGGAGGATGTCAAGTCCATCTTCCATGGAAAGCTCAACATTCTG GTCAACAACGCAGGAACGGGCTTTCAGAGACCGGTGACGGACGTGACTCCTGAGGACTTCAAGCTGCTGACGAGTACCAACTTGGACTCTGCCGTCCATTTGAGCCAGCTCGCTCATCCTCTTCTCAAGGCATCAGGAAGTGGCAACGTTGTGTTCATCTCCTCCATAACAAGCCTCGTCGGCATCGATACTCTAGCCGTCTATGCGGCAACCAAAG GAGCAATGAATCAGCTCACCAGGAGCCTCGCTTGTGAGTGGGCGAAGGATAACATCCGAGCAAACTGCGTTGCGCCCGGTTACATCAGGACGCCACTCATCGAGCCG TTATGCGAAAACGAGGAGTTTGTGGCGAAGGAGACTAATCGTATCCCTCTTGGACGTCTGGGTGAGGTCGACGACGTGGCACCGGTGGTCGCTTTCCTCTGTCTTCCTGCTTCTCGCTATGTCAATGGCCAAGTCGTGGTTATCGATGGAGGTCGAACTGTGAACGGCAACCG agagagagagagagagagagagagagagagtggttgGTGGAGGGAAATCCATGGGAGATGA
- the LOC103996859 gene encoding noroxomaritidine/norcraugsodine reductase isoform X1 — MTKAMRVDLFDVWSTILYACSLTVRKFHGLSAEGEETTMQDEADFRANSREDRWSFRATTALVTGGTKGIGHAIVEELARFGAAVHTCSRNEAELSRCLQRWEAMNLKVTGSVCDVSSPVEREKLMEDVKSIFHGKLNILVNNAGTGFQRPVTDVTPEDFKLLTSTNLDSAVHLSQLAHPLLKASGSGNVVFISSITSLVGIDTLAVYAATKGAMNQLTRSLACEWAKDNIRANCVAPGYIRTPLIEPLCENEEFVAKETNRIPLGRLGEVDDVAPVVAFLCLPASRYVNGQVVVIDGGRTVNGNRCSETLMGAEADSRDASPIEIADWEFQWPEIRAEF; from the exons ATGACGAAAGCCATGAGAGTTGATTTATTTGATGTATGGTCGACGATTCTTTATGCCTGTTCATTGACAGTGAGGAAGTTCCATGGTCTGTCGGCCGAAGGAGAGGAGACAACTATGCAGGATGAAGCCGATTTCAGGGCCAACAGCAGAGAAGATAGATGGTCTTTCCGTGCGACAACAGCTTTGGTCACCGGAGGCACCAAAGGGATCGG GCATGCCATAGTCGAAGAGCTAGCTAGGTTTGGAGCAGCCGTCCATACCTGCTCTCGCAACGAAGCAGAGCTCAGCAGATGCTTACAAAGATGGGAAGCCATGAACCTCAAGGTCACAGGGTCCGTGTGCGACGTCTCCTCTCCGGTTGAGAGAGAGAAACTAATGGAGGATGTCAAGTCCATCTTCCATGGAAAGCTCAACATTCTG GTCAACAACGCAGGAACGGGCTTTCAGAGACCGGTGACGGACGTGACTCCTGAGGACTTCAAGCTGCTGACGAGTACCAACTTGGACTCTGCCGTCCATTTGAGCCAGCTCGCTCATCCTCTTCTCAAGGCATCAGGAAGTGGCAACGTTGTGTTCATCTCCTCCATAACAAGCCTCGTCGGCATCGATACTCTAGCCGTCTATGCGGCAACCAAAG GAGCAATGAATCAGCTCACCAGGAGCCTCGCTTGTGAGTGGGCGAAGGATAACATCCGAGCAAACTGCGTTGCGCCCGGTTACATCAGGACGCCACTCATCGAGCCG TTATGCGAAAACGAGGAGTTTGTGGCGAAGGAGACTAATCGTATCCCTCTTGGACGTCTGGGTGAGGTCGACGACGTGGCACCGGTGGTCGCTTTCCTCTGTCTTCCTGCTTCTCGCTATGTCAATGGCCAAGTCGTGGTTATCGATGGAGGTCGAACTGTGAACGGCAACCG ATGCTCGGAGACATTGATGGGTGCAGAAGCAGACAGTCGTGACGCTTCGCCAATCGAGATTGCCGATTGGGAATTCCAATGGCCAGAAATTAGAGCTGAGTTTTGA